The following coding sequences are from one Thermostaphylospora chromogena window:
- a CDS encoding shikimate dehydrogenase family protein, translated as MITGTTRLYAVIGDPIAQVRAPELLNALFAAEGVDAVLVPVHVGSADLAVVLPGLQRIENLRGILVTVPHKVSALSFADTVNPAAEAAGSANALRKENDGTWTADNFDGVGFVRGLRAVGHEIAQAHVAVIGAGGAGAAIAAAALAEGAAHVGVTDVDSARAADLVARLDVRWPGRVAVGADLAVADLAVNATPLGLRAGDPLPFDPRRLPARAVVADIIMRPKRTPLLRVAEEAGYRTHYGHHMLDTQIDLYREFFALPGRP; from the coding sequence ATGATAACCGGGACGACGCGGCTCTACGCCGTCATCGGCGACCCGATCGCCCAGGTCCGCGCGCCGGAGCTGCTCAACGCCCTCTTCGCCGCGGAGGGTGTCGACGCCGTCCTGGTTCCCGTCCACGTCGGCTCCGCCGACCTCGCCGTGGTCCTGCCCGGTCTCCAGAGGATCGAGAACCTGCGGGGCATCTTGGTGACCGTTCCGCACAAGGTCTCCGCGCTGAGCTTCGCCGACACCGTCAACCCGGCCGCCGAGGCGGCCGGCAGCGCCAACGCCCTCCGCAAGGAGAACGACGGCACCTGGACGGCGGACAACTTCGACGGTGTGGGATTCGTCCGCGGCCTACGCGCGGTCGGCCACGAGATCGCTCAGGCTCATGTAGCCGTGATCGGCGCGGGCGGTGCCGGCGCGGCCATCGCCGCCGCCGCGCTCGCTGAGGGTGCGGCTCATGTCGGGGTCACCGACGTGGACTCCGCTCGCGCGGCCGACCTGGTGGCCCGTCTCGACGTCCGGTGGCCCGGCCGGGTCGCCGTCGGCGCCGACCTCGCCGTCGCCGACCTGGCGGTGAACGCGACCCCGTTGGGTCTGCGCGCCGGCGACCCACTGCCGTTCGATCCGCGGCGTCTTCCTGCCCGGGCCGTGGTGGCCGACATCATCATGCGCCCGAAACGGACTCCGCTCCTGCGTGTCGCGGAGGAGGCCGGCTATCGCACTCATTACGGTCACCACATGCTGGACACCCAGATCGATCTTTACCGCGAGTTCTTCGCCCTGCCGGGACGTCCGTAG
- a CDS encoding ROK family protein has product MTYLGIDVGGTKVALRAESAAGTRELRFAWAAAGTVEADLELLASQARALLAELPEPVVSVGVAMPATVGPDGRVAAWPSRPGWIGVDLPAALGEVFGTARIAYADDGDLAALAESAVIGGDLVYLGVGTGVGGGIVLDGRPVPGAELGHMVVDLHGESCPCGRRGCVQALASGPAILRRAARFRGTEVSAAEFPTACRTGAVWALAAVESACLALAAAVVGVGEALGVTSAVIGGGFADAVEGFAARVAARVADLARPGHPPPRVRAAALGADSSLTGAVLLARDGSTIMPTRVLDGTR; this is encoded by the coding sequence GTGACGTATCTGGGCATCGACGTCGGCGGTACCAAGGTCGCGCTGCGCGCCGAGTCGGCTGCGGGCACCCGCGAGCTGAGGTTCGCCTGGGCCGCCGCCGGGACGGTCGAGGCCGATCTGGAGCTCCTGGCCTCCCAGGCGAGGGCTCTTCTGGCGGAGCTGCCGGAACCGGTGGTGTCCGTCGGGGTCGCGATGCCCGCCACGGTCGGCCCGGACGGACGTGTGGCGGCCTGGCCCAGCAGGCCGGGCTGGATAGGCGTGGATCTGCCCGCTGCGCTGGGAGAGGTGTTCGGAACCGCCAGGATCGCGTACGCCGACGACGGCGACTTGGCCGCGCTGGCCGAGTCGGCCGTCATCGGCGGCGACCTCGTCTATCTGGGAGTGGGCACCGGGGTCGGGGGCGGCATCGTGCTCGACGGCAGACCGGTGCCCGGCGCGGAGCTCGGCCACATGGTGGTCGATCTGCACGGCGAGAGCTGCCCGTGCGGGCGTCGCGGCTGTGTACAGGCGCTCGCTTCGGGCCCCGCGATCCTGCGCCGCGCGGCCCGGTTCCGAGGGACCGAGGTGTCCGCCGCGGAGTTTCCCACGGCCTGCCGTACGGGCGCCGTATGGGCGCTCGCAGCGGTGGAGAGCGCCTGCCTGGCCCTGGCCGCCGCGGTGGTCGGGGTAGGGGAGGCGTTGGGCGTCACGTCGGCCGTCATCGGCGGCGGCTTCGCCGACGCGGTCGAGGGTTTCGCCGCCCGCGTCGCCGCCCGCGTCGCGGACCTGGCCCGGCCCGGCCATCCGCCGCCCCGGGTACGGGCCGCGGCGCTGGGGGCGGACTCGTCTTTGACGGGCGCGGTCCTGCTCGCCCGGGACGGATCGACGATCATGCCGACGAGAGTTCTGGACGGTACGCGATGA
- a CDS encoding LLM class flavin-dependent oxidoreductase — protein sequence MSPAIGRAKLSVLDIAPVRAGATPASALATTLALARRAEELGFARFWVAEHHAMPNIASSSPAVLVAAIAAATSRIRVGSGGVMLPNHPPLVVAEAFATLVALFGDRVDLGIGRAPGTAPPVVRALRRSPDERFDEDLADLRRFIHGGFPPDHPFHGLTAMPATEAKPDLWLLGASAGSAAKAGALGLPYVFGHNFFGGSGTAAAVAAYREAFRPSPQLAEPRVMVAVHVVCGKDDAHGRWLAIPAVVPVIGLGGATPDRPLPSPEDAAAQPWTAEQRKRADELLAPQAVGGPEKVRRDLERLVELTDPDELIITNNVTDPEEKLRSLERVRELADEVPEDRP from the coding sequence ATGAGTCCGGCCATCGGAAGAGCCAAGCTGTCCGTGCTCGACATCGCCCCCGTTCGTGCGGGTGCCACGCCGGCGAGCGCACTGGCGACCACCCTCGCCCTGGCGAGGAGGGCCGAGGAACTGGGCTTCGCCCGCTTCTGGGTGGCCGAGCACCACGCCATGCCCAACATCGCCAGCTCCTCGCCGGCCGTACTGGTGGCCGCGATCGCGGCGGCCACCAGCCGAATCCGGGTCGGCTCGGGTGGCGTCATGCTGCCGAACCATCCACCGCTGGTCGTGGCCGAGGCGTTCGCCACCCTGGTTGCGCTGTTCGGTGACCGGGTGGATCTAGGCATCGGCCGCGCGCCGGGCACGGCTCCCCCCGTGGTGCGGGCGCTGCGGCGCTCACCCGACGAACGCTTCGACGAGGACCTGGCCGACCTGCGCAGGTTCATTCACGGGGGTTTCCCACCCGACCATCCGTTCCACGGGCTGACGGCGATGCCCGCGACCGAGGCCAAACCCGACCTGTGGCTGCTGGGAGCGAGCGCCGGCAGCGCGGCCAAGGCGGGCGCGCTGGGACTGCCGTACGTATTCGGCCACAACTTCTTCGGCGGTAGCGGCACGGCCGCCGCGGTGGCCGCCTACCGGGAGGCATTCCGGCCCTCACCGCAGCTCGCCGAACCCCGTGTCATGGTCGCCGTGCACGTCGTCTGCGGCAAGGACGACGCACACGGCCGGTGGCTGGCCATCCCGGCGGTCGTCCCCGTGATCGGGCTGGGCGGGGCGACGCCCGACCGGCCGCTGCCGTCCCCGGAGGACGCCGCGGCCCAGCCGTGGACCGCCGAGCAGCGCAAGCGGGCGGACGAGCTGCTCGCACCACAGGCGGTCGGCGGGCCGGAGAAGGTCCGGCGTGACCTCGAACGTCTGGTGGAGCTGACCGACCCCGACGAGCTGATCATCACGAACAACGTCACCGACCCGGAGGAGAAGCTCCGATCGCTCGAACGGGTACGTGAGCTGGCCGACGAGGTCCCGGAGGACCGACCGTGA
- a CDS encoding monooxygenase: MTDSLLTDPTIREGWSGRSPVDSEEGWLHRAAEVAGLLAAGAADRDVTLPPHAEVALLKDSGLVTLLGPVEHGGGGASWPTAVHVVRLISEADGRIGEILAYHYVLVWFARFIGTDEKIEHIDEVAAKARWLFGGAADLRSFPLTVEDAGEEMIFTGRIWPAIGAGVSDITMLEGLRPGAEVGISALAMSSHTGLSTWTDPRTPDAPGVIVDAADIPWSGALGHVAKRFQPRLYNGYLIPTLHLALANVRIGLLRAALNAVVAADAADGRPEHLNEAIGRLWAAEAFADDVAARSSDAHRNSRAVTQADLDDYRARVGALRVIVKSVLQEALDGFDTPALDRFKETALAFAARWPDYPADYGPGPYVLGRGGLPAEARS, encoded by the coding sequence ATGACAGACAGCTTGCTGACCGACCCGACCATCAGGGAGGGTTGGAGCGGCCGTTCGCCCGTGGACAGCGAGGAGGGCTGGCTCCACCGGGCCGCCGAGGTGGCCGGACTGCTGGCGGCCGGAGCCGCGGACCGCGACGTGACCCTCCCGCCGCACGCGGAGGTGGCATTGCTCAAGGACTCCGGCCTGGTGACCCTCCTCGGCCCGGTCGAGCACGGCGGTGGCGGCGCGTCCTGGCCCACCGCGGTCCACGTGGTCCGGCTGATCTCCGAGGCGGACGGCAGGATCGGCGAGATCCTCGCGTACCACTACGTACTGGTGTGGTTCGCCCGGTTCATCGGCACCGACGAGAAGATCGAACACATCGACGAGGTGGCGGCCAAGGCCCGCTGGCTCTTCGGCGGGGCGGCCGACCTGCGCTCCTTCCCGTTGACCGTCGAGGACGCCGGAGAAGAGATGATCTTCACGGGCAGGATCTGGCCCGCCATCGGCGCCGGCGTCAGCGACATAACCATGCTGGAGGGCCTCCGGCCCGGCGCGGAGGTGGGGATCAGCGCGCTGGCCATGTCCTCCCACACGGGGCTGAGCACGTGGACCGACCCGCGTACCCCGGACGCGCCGGGCGTCATCGTGGATGCGGCGGACATTCCGTGGTCCGGTGCGCTCGGCCACGTCGCCAAGCGTTTCCAGCCCCGGCTGTACAACGGCTACCTCATTCCGACCCTGCACCTGGCGCTGGCCAACGTGCGCATCGGGCTGCTCAGGGCCGCGCTGAACGCCGTGGTGGCCGCGGACGCGGCCGACGGCCGGCCCGAGCACCTGAACGAGGCGATCGGCAGGCTGTGGGCGGCCGAGGCGTTCGCCGACGACGTGGCCGCCCGGTCCTCGGACGCGCACCGGAACAGCCGGGCGGTCACCCAAGCCGACCTGGACGACTATCGCGCCAGGGTGGGCGCGCTGCGCGTCATCGTGAAGTCCGTGCTCCAGGAGGCGCTGGACGGGTTCGACACTCCGGCGCTCGACCGGTTCAAAGAGACCGCGCTGGCGTTCGCGGCTCGCTGGCCGGACTACCCCGCCGATTACGGGCCGGGTCCGTACGTCCTCGGCCGGGGCGGCCTCCCCGCGGAGGCGCGGTCATGA
- a CDS encoding dipeptide ABC transporter ATP-binding protein, which produces MSLLDVRGLTVAFGSAAPVVRGVTFSVDEGECVALVGESGSGKSVTARSLLGLAGRNAVVRADRLEITGQDARRYSERQWRAVRGRRIGLVLQDAMVSLDPLRPIGREIAEAGGISTADPRVTRLLTEVGVPEPDVRRAQYPHQLSGGLRQRALIASALAAEPRLLIADEPTTALDVVTQAQILRLLAKLTAAGRGLVLISHDLAVVSALADRVLVMRRGEVVESGPAHALLSAPAHPYTRELVDAVTVHPRPLAARGTRPVVLRGEGLGRSYGTRRALDDVSFTVREGEALGVVGESGSGKTTLARITMGLLAPDQGEVSLDGRPWSRLTERERRPLRSTIQLVPQDPYAAFDPRFTVGRVIGEGLPPGLGRAARRARLVELLKRVGLDESLLGRRPHQLSGGQRQRIAIARALAPGPKVLVCDEPVSALDASVRAQIIALLDRLCHDDGVALVFITHDLGVVQRIADHIVVMKDGRVVERGPTDAVFADPRHEYTRALISAMPSSDPAVPFEPLRGE; this is translated from the coding sequence ATGAGTCTGCTCGACGTGCGCGGCCTTACCGTCGCCTTCGGCTCCGCCGCCCCCGTGGTCCGCGGGGTGACCTTCTCGGTCGACGAGGGGGAATGCGTCGCCCTGGTGGGTGAGTCCGGCTCGGGCAAGAGCGTGACCGCACGTTCCCTGCTCGGTCTCGCCGGCCGCAACGCCGTGGTACGCGCCGACCGGTTGGAGATCACCGGCCAGGACGCGCGCCGCTACAGCGAACGGCAGTGGCGTGCGGTACGCGGACGGCGGATCGGCCTGGTGCTGCAGGACGCCATGGTGTCGCTGGACCCGCTGCGTCCCATCGGCCGGGAGATCGCCGAGGCGGGCGGCATCTCCACCGCCGACCCCAGGGTGACCCGCCTGCTCACCGAGGTCGGCGTGCCAGAACCGGACGTACGGCGCGCGCAGTACCCTCACCAGCTCTCCGGCGGACTGCGGCAGCGTGCCCTGATCGCCTCCGCGCTGGCGGCCGAACCACGGCTGTTGATCGCCGACGAGCCGACCACCGCGCTGGACGTGGTCACCCAGGCGCAGATCCTGCGTCTGCTCGCGAAGCTCACCGCGGCGGGCCGGGGACTGGTGCTCATCAGCCACGACCTCGCGGTCGTCTCCGCCCTGGCCGACCGGGTGCTGGTGATGCGCAGGGGAGAGGTCGTGGAGTCCGGCCCGGCACACGCCCTGCTGTCCGCCCCGGCCCATCCCTACACGCGGGAACTCGTCGACGCGGTGACCGTCCACCCGCGCCCGCTCGCCGCCCGCGGCACGCGCCCCGTCGTGCTGCGCGGCGAAGGGCTGGGCAGGTCCTACGGCACGCGCCGCGCGCTGGACGACGTGTCCTTCACGGTACGGGAAGGCGAGGCGCTGGGCGTGGTCGGCGAGTCGGGATCAGGCAAGACCACGCTGGCGCGCATCACCATGGGCCTGCTCGCTCCCGACCAGGGCGAGGTGTCGCTCGACGGGCGGCCGTGGTCCAGGCTCACCGAGCGTGAACGCCGCCCGCTCCGCTCCACCATCCAGCTCGTCCCCCAGGATCCGTACGCCGCGTTCGACCCCCGGTTCACGGTGGGAAGGGTGATCGGAGAAGGGCTGCCTCCCGGCCTCGGCCGCGCGGCCCGCCGCGCCCGGCTCGTCGAGCTCCTGAAGCGGGTGGGGTTGGACGAGAGCCTGCTGGGCAGGCGCCCGCACCAGCTCTCCGGCGGCCAGCGGCAGCGGATCGCCATCGCCAGGGCGCTGGCGCCCGGACCGAAGGTGCTGGTGTGCGACGAGCCGGTGTCCGCGCTGGACGCCTCAGTGCGCGCGCAGATCATCGCCCTGCTCGACCGGCTGTGCCACGACGACGGTGTCGCCCTGGTCTTCATCACGCACGACCTCGGAGTGGTCCAGAGGATCGCCGACCACATCGTCGTCATGAAGGACGGCCGCGTCGTCGAACGGGGCCCGACCGACGCGGTCTTCGCCGACCCCCGCCACGAATACACCAGAGCCCTGATCTCAGCGATGCCGTCCTCTGACCCAGCCGTTCCGTTCGAACCCCTTCGAGGTGAGTGA
- a CDS encoding ABC transporter permease produces the protein MTAGLSAAPPTPRPAVLPRLVTLSGWAVLVAVAVIVIAPGLVATHAPEATDLSATFQPPSVEHLFGTDELGRDVFSRVIYGTRLSLAVAVGATALGVAGGALIGLVAACAGRWVDAVLMRVVDVMLAFPELLLALLVVAVLGGGSMNVAVAIGIAAIPNYARLVRGQAVSVLRSEYVESARVLGVRPWRYLLWHVLPNVSGPVVVLASIGVGGAVIAGAGLSLLGLGARPPEVDWGSMVADGKELLGTAWWISVFPGLMIVIVVVTVTVLGRAWQAAAVR, from the coding sequence ATGACCGCCGGACTCTCGGCCGCCCCGCCCACACCGCGCCCGGCCGTGCTGCCACGCCTGGTCACCCTGTCCGGATGGGCCGTTCTGGTGGCGGTCGCCGTGATCGTGATCGCCCCGGGCCTGGTCGCCACACACGCGCCCGAGGCCACCGACCTGTCAGCCACCTTTCAGCCACCGAGCGTCGAACACCTGTTCGGGACCGACGAGCTCGGCCGGGATGTGTTCTCCCGCGTGATCTACGGGACCCGGCTTTCGCTCGCCGTGGCGGTGGGCGCGACCGCGCTGGGCGTGGCCGGCGGCGCCCTCATCGGCCTGGTCGCCGCCTGCGCGGGACGGTGGGTGGACGCGGTGCTGATGCGTGTCGTGGATGTCATGCTCGCCTTCCCCGAGCTCCTGCTCGCGCTGCTCGTCGTAGCCGTCCTCGGCGGCGGTTCGATGAACGTGGCGGTCGCCATCGGCATCGCGGCCATCCCCAACTACGCCCGGCTGGTGCGCGGGCAGGCCGTCTCGGTACTGCGCTCGGAGTACGTGGAGAGCGCGCGGGTGCTGGGCGTGCGGCCCTGGCGGTACCTCCTGTGGCACGTGCTGCCGAACGTGTCGGGCCCGGTCGTCGTGCTGGCTTCGATCGGCGTGGGCGGTGCCGTCATCGCGGGGGCCGGGCTGAGCCTGCTCGGGCTCGGCGCGCGTCCACCGGAGGTGGATTGGGGATCGATGGTGGCCGACGGTAAGGAACTGCTGGGAACCGCCTGGTGGATCTCGGTTTTCCCGGGACTGATGATCGTGATCGTAGTGGTCACGGTGACCGTGCTCGGCCGGGCCTGGCAAGCGGCGGCGGTCCGATGA
- a CDS encoding ABC transporter permease: MIRWILRRLGAALLVMWGAATATFLAVQAVPGDVVDALLGPGTVATPELRAQVAADIGVDRPLAEQYLVRMGHLLIGDLGYSYRLGEPVSEVLAGQVAPTIELAVAALLLALTLAVLGAVLTAGRGRIAKAVATTIELVAVSVPAFWLGIVLLSVFSFRLRLFPVAGGSGVEGLVLPAVALAVPIAGVLAQVIRQELATADGRPFVLTARSRGLGETTVLLRHTLRHALLPVTTMSGFILGSLMSGAVLVENIFARPGLGRVLVDAVAARDLPVVTVLVLLSAVVFVAADTVVNVLHPIIDPRLGRGMAS; encoded by the coding sequence TTGATCCGGTGGATCCTGCGGCGGCTGGGAGCCGCCCTGCTGGTCATGTGGGGAGCGGCCACGGCCACGTTCCTGGCCGTCCAGGCGGTCCCCGGCGACGTCGTGGACGCGCTGCTCGGGCCGGGAACGGTCGCCACCCCGGAACTCCGCGCCCAGGTCGCCGCCGACATCGGCGTGGACCGGCCCCTGGCCGAGCAGTACCTCGTCCGCATGGGCCACCTGCTCATCGGCGACCTCGGGTACTCGTACCGGCTCGGTGAGCCGGTCTCCGAGGTCCTGGCCGGCCAGGTCGCACCGACCATCGAACTGGCCGTGGCCGCGCTGCTGCTGGCGCTGACCCTGGCCGTGCTGGGCGCGGTGCTCACCGCGGGCAGGGGCAGGATCGCCAAGGCGGTGGCCACCACGATCGAGCTGGTCGCGGTGTCGGTCCCGGCGTTCTGGCTGGGCATCGTGCTGCTGAGCGTGTTCTCCTTCCGGCTGCGGCTGTTCCCGGTGGCCGGCGGCTCGGGGGTCGAAGGGCTCGTGTTGCCCGCCGTGGCGCTGGCCGTGCCCATCGCCGGGGTGCTGGCCCAAGTCATCCGGCAGGAGCTGGCCACCGCCGACGGGCGGCCGTTCGTGCTGACCGCCCGCTCCCGAGGGCTCGGCGAGACCACGGTTCTGCTGCGCCACACGCTCCGGCACGCCCTGCTGCCGGTCACCACCATGTCCGGCTTCATCCTCGGCAGCCTGATGAGCGGCGCCGTCCTGGTGGAGAACATCTTCGCGCGCCCCGGGCTCGGCCGGGTTCTGGTGGACGCCGTCGCCGCCCGTGACCTACCGGTGGTGACGGTCCTGGTGCTGTTGTCGGCCGTCGTCTTCGTCGCCGCCGACACCGTCGTGAACGTGCTGCACCCGATCATCGACCCCCGGCTCGGAAGGGGGATGGCGTCATGA
- a CDS encoding ABC transporter substrate-binding protein has protein sequence MPNALKARVAIALAVVVTLSSSLAACSSRGGSDTPPSSAADNVLTVAVGVVPDTWDPHVSPADVVGGLLRPVFDSLVAQRPDGTLVPWLAKSWTVSEDGLAYTFELRRDVTFSDGTRFDAAAVKANLDHVVAPETASKLAASLIGPYDRTETPDDFTAVIHLKKPYSSLLRALSTTYLGMQSPVSLRDHADDLTSGEHAVGTGPFRLTSVTPGQRAVLEKRPDYAWAPSSAAHQGPARLDKIVIQFLPESAARVGAVTSGQADLAQQVPATRLAELRETDGVEVVSTGVPGAPYSYYLNSARPPLDNADVRRAIRYAIDFDGLVNGVFRGEYERTWSPLGPASVAYDPATERSWGYDKAKADALLDKLGYTERDDEGYRTRDGKRLTLEMPYVQSFVTPEHHALDVGVQDALKQIGVELRLLPMDSAASQGRTRGGDYDVFAFSWGSTDPSLLYNLFHSSKQFADGGANAARTHDAELDRLLDAARVDTSDEQGAEQYRKVQHRVIDQAYSLPVYAPQRDTLIRSTVSNLVFDAQGWPDFHSAQVVRR, from the coding sequence ATGCCCAACGCCCTGAAGGCCCGGGTCGCGATCGCGTTGGCCGTCGTGGTCACGCTGTCGTCCAGTCTGGCGGCGTGCTCGTCCCGCGGCGGAAGCGACACGCCGCCCTCCAGCGCGGCCGACAACGTGCTGACCGTCGCGGTAGGTGTCGTGCCCGACACATGGGACCCGCACGTCTCCCCGGCCGACGTCGTCGGAGGGCTCCTCCGGCCCGTGTTCGACTCGCTCGTCGCCCAGCGTCCCGACGGGACGCTGGTGCCCTGGCTGGCGAAGTCGTGGACGGTCTCCGAGGACGGCCTGGCCTACACGTTCGAGCTACGCCGCGACGTCACCTTCAGCGACGGCACGCGATTCGACGCCGCTGCCGTGAAGGCCAATCTCGACCACGTCGTCGCGCCGGAGACCGCGTCGAAACTGGCGGCCTCGCTGATCGGCCCCTACGACCGGACGGAGACGCCCGACGACTTCACGGCGGTGATCCACCTCAAGAAACCCTACTCTTCGCTGCTGCGGGCGTTGAGCACGACCTACCTGGGCATGCAGTCCCCGGTCAGCCTGCGCGACCACGCGGACGACCTCACCTCGGGTGAGCACGCGGTCGGCACCGGTCCGTTCCGTCTGACCTCCGTGACCCCCGGTCAGCGCGCCGTACTGGAGAAGCGTCCCGACTACGCCTGGGCCCCGTCCTCCGCCGCCCACCAGGGGCCCGCCCGGCTGGACAAGATAGTGATCCAGTTCCTGCCCGAGAGCGCCGCCAGGGTCGGAGCCGTCACCTCCGGCCAGGCCGACCTGGCCCAGCAGGTGCCCGCCACCCGGCTGGCCGAACTCCGCGAGACCGACGGGGTGGAAGTCGTCAGCACCGGCGTGCCGGGCGCGCCGTACTCCTACTACCTCAACTCCGCGCGGCCCCCGCTCGACAACGCCGACGTCCGCCGCGCCATCCGGTACGCCATCGATTTCGACGGGCTCGTCAACGGCGTCTTCCGCGGCGAGTACGAGCGCACCTGGTCACCGCTGGGGCCCGCGTCGGTCGCCTACGACCCGGCCACCGAGCGCTCCTGGGGCTACGACAAGGCCAAGGCCGACGCGCTGCTCGACAAGCTCGGCTACACCGAGCGCGACGACGAGGGCTACCGCACCCGTGACGGGAAGCGCCTCACCCTGGAGATGCCGTACGTGCAATCGTTCGTCACGCCAGAGCACCACGCCCTGGACGTCGGGGTGCAGGACGCGCTCAAACAGATCGGAGTGGAACTGCGGCTGCTCCCCATGGACTCCGCGGCCAGCCAGGGCCGCACTCGCGGCGGCGACTACGACGTGTTCGCCTTCAGCTGGGGCAGCACCGACCCCAGCCTGCTGTACAACCTGTTCCACTCCTCCAAGCAGTTCGCCGACGGCGGGGCCAACGCCGCCCGTACGCATGACGCCGAACTGGACCGCCTGCTGGACGCCGCAAGGGTCGACACAAGCGATGAGCAGGGCGCCGAACAGTACCGGAAAGTGCAGCACCGAGTGATCGACCAGGCGTACTCGCTGCCGGTCTACGCCCCCCAACGCGACACCCTCATCCGCTCCACCGTCAGCAACCTGGTCTTCGACGCGCAAGGGTGGCCGGACTTCCACAGCGCGCAGGTGGTGCGGCGTTGA